In Paenibacillus hexagrammi, the following are encoded in one genomic region:
- a CDS encoding LysR family transcriptional regulator gives MELFDVFAVVVEQASLNKASQVLNLSQPALSRKIMKLEEELGVELFIRKGKRLELTKVGQICYDHAIELRHLERKFMQAIQAYKAAGSHASLTIGASLTTLQATLPDLITYFIQEHPLTDIKLLTGKTHEVVTMVKEKRVDIGLVASQIHAAGLHCEPLFDDHLCLVLPLGHAYIDRPALSVTDLHELPMILFSKGTWYRVLMDELFHRFAVFPEVQMEIDSFEAILRLVSTCKTATLLPRSYLREDLIPNNQLMLRNLTELEETKRTTSLIYTDEAESNAVAMNFVQKATRYFEESNK, from the coding sequence TTGGAGCTATTCGATGTATTCGCAGTCGTTGTCGAGCAAGCTAGTCTCAATAAAGCCTCACAAGTCCTTAATCTGTCACAGCCCGCTCTTTCGCGTAAAATCATGAAGCTGGAGGAGGAGCTTGGAGTCGAGCTCTTTATCCGCAAAGGCAAAAGACTGGAGCTCACGAAAGTCGGCCAGATCTGCTATGACCATGCCATTGAACTGCGTCATCTGGAGCGCAAATTCATGCAGGCCATTCAGGCCTACAAAGCCGCGGGCAGCCATGCATCCCTTACCATCGGGGCCAGCTTGACCACGCTGCAGGCAACGCTTCCTGATTTAATCACTTACTTTATCCAAGAGCATCCTCTTACGGATATCAAGCTGCTGACCGGGAAAACGCACGAAGTCGTTACCATGGTCAAAGAAAAGAGGGTGGACATAGGGCTGGTCGCCTCGCAGATCCACGCAGCGGGACTTCATTGCGAGCCTTTGTTTGACGATCATCTCTGTCTGGTGCTGCCTCTCGGGCATGCTTATATTGACCGGCCTGCTTTATCTGTAACTGACTTACACGAGCTGCCCATGATCCTTTTTTCCAAAGGAACCTGGTACCGCGTTCTCATGGACGAGCTGTTTCACCGCTTTGCTGTATTTCCAGAGGTTCAGATGGAGATCGACTCCTTTGAAGCAATACTGCGCTTGGTATCCACCTGCAAAACCGCAACTTTGCTGCCCCGCTCTTATTTACGGGAGGATCTCATTCCGAACAACCAGCTCATGCTGCGCAACTTGACCGAGCTCGAGGAGACGAAACGGACAACATCCCTGATCTATACTGATGAGGCGGAATCGAACGCAGTAGCCATGAATTTCGTACAAAAAGCAACTCGCTATTTCGAGGAATCAAACAAATAA
- the sdhB gene encoding succinate dehydrogenase iron-sulfur subunit encodes MADTQTAQKTVKFIVTRQESPESKPYTEEFEVPYRPNMNVISALMEVQRNPKNSKGDKTTPVCWESNCLEEVCGACSMVINGKPRQACSALIDKLEQPVRVAPMSTFPVMRDLVIDRGRMFNALKKVKAWVPIDGTYDLGPGPRMAESKRQWAYELSKCMTCGVCLESCPNVNDKTDFIGPAAVSQVRLFNAHPTGEMNKDERLEALMTDGGIEGCGNSQNCVRSCPKGIPLTTSIAAMNADTTKHLFKKWLGM; translated from the coding sequence ATGGCAGACACACAAACTGCGCAAAAAACAGTGAAATTCATTGTGACGCGCCAAGAGAGCCCTGAGTCCAAGCCTTACACCGAAGAGTTCGAAGTTCCGTATCGTCCGAATATGAACGTGATCAGTGCGCTGATGGAAGTACAGCGTAACCCGAAGAACTCCAAAGGGGACAAGACAACGCCGGTATGTTGGGAATCCAACTGTCTGGAAGAAGTATGCGGCGCTTGCTCCATGGTGATCAACGGCAAGCCGCGCCAAGCTTGCTCGGCGCTTATCGATAAGCTGGAGCAGCCTGTACGCGTTGCTCCGATGAGCACGTTCCCTGTTATGCGTGACCTGGTTATCGATCGCGGACGCATGTTCAATGCATTAAAGAAAGTCAAAGCGTGGGTGCCGATCGACGGAACGTACGACCTCGGTCCTGGTCCGCGTATGGCTGAATCCAAGCGTCAGTGGGCATACGAATTGTCCAAATGTATGACATGCGGCGTTTGCTTGGAATCCTGCCCGAACGTGAACGACAAAACCGACTTTATCGGTCCGGCTGCGGTCTCCCAAGTTCGCCTGTTCAACGCTCACCCGACAGGTGAGATGAACAAAGATGAACGTCTGGAGGCATTGATGACAGATGGTGGTATCGAAGGCTGCGGGAACTCGCAGAACTGCGTACGCTCTTGTCCGAAAGGCATTCCGCTTACGACATCGATCGCGGCGATGAATGCTGATACCACGAAGCACTTATTCAAGAAATGGTTAGGTATGTAA
- a CDS encoding YheC/YheD family protein: MATERELTIGMMCETRNVSRLKTACAAFSKANDASFFYFVPEDVNLEDKTIHGQTLSMGEWVTRTFEYPDVIHDCVARRGKFHDEVYEGLASIPMTTDKPFKVGDKMQVYRKIESDGRFADLLIPSVQVTNMEQIRLWLDRYQGIILKPVRGMQGKRVFCVKQTQTGFTVIKDRETIHLTESKLEKWLQTEGMADNIRYLIQPLICSETQDGNPFDIRAHMARGKNGDWQIVRIYPRVGPRTSITSNFSTGGYLADLDHFCELDLGMPNIRDFKRKLSKLALTFAPHMEKLLKYGLHQLAMDMGLDANGKLWLFEVNFNRIGVNFQEVEIARHAIDYAIHLARTHAVQQTKRMDQSRQLIFA; the protein is encoded by the coding sequence ATGGCAACAGAGAGAGAGTTAACCATTGGAATGATGTGTGAGACTAGGAACGTTAGCCGCCTAAAGACTGCATGTGCGGCATTTTCAAAGGCGAATGATGCTTCCTTTTTTTATTTTGTGCCTGAGGACGTTAATCTTGAGGATAAAACCATTCATGGCCAAACCCTATCGATGGGAGAATGGGTCACACGAACATTTGAGTACCCCGATGTCATCCATGATTGTGTGGCTCGAAGAGGGAAGTTTCATGACGAAGTGTACGAGGGGCTTGCTTCCATTCCTATGACGACGGACAAGCCTTTCAAGGTGGGGGACAAGATGCAGGTATATCGAAAGATCGAATCGGATGGTCGATTCGCCGACCTGTTGATTCCATCCGTTCAAGTTACTAACATGGAACAAATCCGTTTGTGGCTCGACAGGTATCAAGGAATTATTTTGAAACCAGTCAGAGGTATGCAGGGCAAGAGGGTATTCTGCGTGAAACAAACACAAACCGGCTTTACGGTCATCAAAGACCGAGAAACCATTCATCTTACTGAATCTAAACTAGAAAAATGGCTCCAAACCGAGGGCATGGCTGATAACATCCGGTATTTGATACAGCCCCTCATTTGCAGCGAAACGCAGGATGGTAATCCGTTTGATATACGCGCACATATGGCAAGAGGTAAAAACGGAGATTGGCAAATCGTGAGAATTTACCCGAGAGTGGGGCCAAGGACGAGTATCACTTCCAATTTCAGCACAGGCGGATATTTGGCTGATCTGGATCATTTTTGTGAGCTAGACTTAGGTATGCCGAATATTCGGGATTTCAAGAGAAAGCTGAGTAAACTGGCACTGACCTTTGCTCCTCATATGGAGAAGCTGCTTAAATACGGTTTGCATCAACTTGCTATGGATATGGGGCTTGATGCTAATGGGAAGCTTTGGTTATTTGAGGTCAACTTTAATCGGATCGGTGTGAATTTCCAAGAGGTTGAGATTGCAAGACATGCCATTGATTATGCCATTCATTTGGCGAGAACGCATGCAGTCCAACAGACTAAGCGCATGGATCAGTCGCGCCAACTGATATTCGCTTGA
- the sdhA gene encoding succinate dehydrogenase flavoprotein subunit: protein MANSKIIVVGGGLAGLMATIKAAEAGVHVQLFSLVPVKRSHSVCAQGGINGAVNTKGEGDSTWEHFDDTVYGGDFLANQPPVKALCDAAPGIIHLMDRMGVMFNRTPEGLLDFRRFGGTKYHRTAFAGATTGQQLLYALDEQVRRWETAGLVTKFEHWEFLGAVLDDEGICRGIAAQDLRSMEVKTFPSEAVILATGGPGIIFGKTTNSVINTGTAASAVYQQGVKYANGEMIQIHPTAIPGDDKLRLMSESARGEGGRIWTYKDGKPWYFLEEKYPAYGNLVPRDIATREIFSVCVDQKLGINGENMVYLDLSHKDPKELDVKLGGIMEIYEKFMGDDPRKIPMKIFPAVHYSMGGIWVDYNMMTNVPGLFAAGECEYQHHGANRLGANSLVSAIFDGMVSGPKAVEYIRGLNKSSEDVSSTIYDRETKRHTDRYESLLKMNSGTENAYALHKELGDMMNANMTVVRYNDRLQDTINRIKDMKERYNNINITDTARWNNQGVAFTRQLWNMFELAEAMTLGALMRNESRGAHYKPEFPERDDENFMKTTIADWTPDGPKISYEDIDVSLIAPRKRDYSTEKKKGGH, encoded by the coding sequence ATGGCTAATTCAAAAATCATCGTCGTCGGCGGAGGCCTTGCGGGACTCATGGCGACTATCAAAGCAGCAGAAGCCGGAGTTCACGTACAGTTGTTCTCCTTGGTTCCTGTAAAGCGATCCCACTCCGTCTGTGCACAAGGCGGAATTAACGGTGCAGTAAATACAAAAGGTGAAGGTGACTCTACTTGGGAGCACTTTGATGATACGGTATACGGCGGGGACTTCCTTGCGAACCAGCCGCCGGTAAAGGCGTTATGCGACGCTGCTCCTGGCATTATTCACTTGATGGACCGTATGGGAGTTATGTTTAACCGTACGCCGGAAGGACTGCTGGATTTCCGTCGCTTTGGCGGTACCAAATACCATCGTACGGCGTTTGCGGGGGCAACTACTGGACAGCAGCTGCTTTACGCGCTTGACGAGCAAGTACGCCGCTGGGAGACTGCGGGACTTGTTACCAAGTTTGAACACTGGGAATTCCTCGGCGCAGTACTCGATGATGAAGGTATTTGCCGTGGTATTGCCGCTCAGGATCTGCGCAGCATGGAGGTTAAAACCTTCCCTTCGGAAGCCGTTATCCTTGCTACAGGCGGTCCTGGTATTATCTTTGGTAAAACGACGAACTCCGTTATCAATACAGGTACGGCAGCAAGTGCTGTCTATCAGCAAGGCGTGAAATATGCGAACGGCGAAATGATTCAAATTCACCCGACAGCGATTCCGGGAGATGATAAGCTCCGCTTAATGTCAGAGTCGGCGCGTGGTGAAGGCGGCCGGATTTGGACCTACAAGGACGGCAAGCCTTGGTACTTCCTGGAGGAAAAATATCCGGCTTACGGAAACCTCGTTCCGCGGGATATCGCAACGCGCGAGATCTTCTCTGTATGTGTGGATCAGAAGCTCGGAATCAACGGCGAGAACATGGTGTATCTGGACCTTTCACATAAAGATCCGAAAGAGTTAGACGTTAAACTCGGCGGTATCATGGAGATTTATGAGAAATTTATGGGCGACGACCCTCGCAAAATCCCGATGAAGATCTTCCCGGCCGTTCACTATTCCATGGGCGGTATATGGGTTGACTACAACATGATGACGAACGTTCCTGGTTTGTTTGCTGCCGGCGAATGTGAGTACCAGCATCACGGAGCCAACCGTCTCGGTGCGAACTCCCTGGTGTCTGCGATCTTCGACGGCATGGTATCCGGACCGAAAGCGGTCGAGTACATCCGCGGCTTGAACAAGAGCTCTGAGGATGTTTCCTCTACGATCTATGATCGTGAAACGAAGCGTCATACAGACCGTTATGAGAGCCTGCTGAAGATGAACAGCGGTACTGAGAATGCCTATGCGCTTCATAAAGAACTAGGCGATATGATGAACGCCAACATGACGGTAGTTCGTTATAATGATCGTCTTCAAGATACAATCAACCGCATTAAAGATATGAAAGAAAGATACAACAACATCAACATTACGGATACGGCAAGATGGAACAACCAAGGTGTTGCTTTCACTCGTCAGCTGTGGAATATGTTCGAGCTAGCGGAAGCAATGACGCTTGGGGCTTTGATGCGTAACGAAAGCCGGGGAGCTCACTACAAGCCGGAATTCCCTGAGCGTGATGATGAAAACTTCATGAAAACGACCATTGCTGACTGGACGCCGGATGGACCGAAAATCAGCTACGAAGATATTGACGTGTCCTTAATTGCGCCTCGTAAACGCGATTACTCCACGGAGAAGAAGAAGGGAGGACATTAA
- a CDS encoding succinate dehydrogenase cytochrome b558 subunit, producing the protein MSGSNSYYFRKIHSLLGVIPVGFFLIEHLLTNYEAVKGHGAFVDQINWLNGLPLVLFLEIFGIWLPLLYHAVYGLYVAYQARHNVSNYGYFRNQMFFLQRVTGVLTFLFVAWHFFETRFQVAIGNVNHEDLGLTMHDIATNPVMFVIYLIGVLSATFHFSNGMWSFLVSWGITVGPRAQRISSYIWLGVFVVMSIMFIMSLTAFTDTQFTQLPAEAHAGH; encoded by the coding sequence ATGTCGGGTAGTAATTCGTATTACTTTCGAAAGATCCACTCTTTGCTTGGCGTAATTCCAGTGGGCTTCTTTCTCATCGAGCATCTGCTCACGAACTACGAAGCGGTTAAAGGTCACGGCGCTTTCGTGGATCAGATCAATTGGCTGAACGGATTGCCTCTCGTGCTGTTCTTGGAGATCTTCGGCATCTGGCTTCCGCTTCTTTACCATGCCGTCTATGGACTCTATGTGGCTTACCAAGCCCGCCATAATGTAAGCAACTACGGTTATTTCCGCAATCAAATGTTCTTCTTGCAGCGTGTAACCGGTGTTCTTACCTTCTTGTTCGTTGCTTGGCACTTCTTCGAGACGCGCTTTCAGGTGGCGATCGGTAATGTCAACCACGAAGATTTGGGGCTTACGATGCATGATATTGCAACGAATCCAGTCATGTTCGTCATTTATCTGATCGGTGTTCTGTCTGCGACGTTCCACTTCAGCAACGGTATGTGGTCCTTCCTGGTTAGCTGGGGGATTACAGTGGGACCTCGCGCTCAGCGAATTTCCTCATACATCTGGCTAGGTGTATTCGTGGTTATGAGCATCATGTTTATTATGTCTTTGACTGCTTTTACAGATACTCAATTTACTCAGCTGCCTGCAGAGGCGCACGCAGGGCATTAA